TGCCGGCACTGCGCGCAGCACTGAAGGTGCCCAGCAGCTTGCCGGCCGTGGCCACCACGATCACCACCGCGCACAGCACGATATCGCTGGCCTGCAATGCGTCGGCGCGCATCCGCAGACCGGTCATGGCGAAGAACAGCGGCAGCAGCAGCGTCACCGCGAACGGTTCGACGCGGGCCATCAGCAGCTCGCGCAGCTGCACGTTGGACGACACCGCCACGCCCGCAGCAAAGGCACCGAACAGCGCATGGATGCCGAGCATCTCGGTGAACAGCGCACTGGCCAGCGACAGCAGCAGGATGCCCAGCAGCCAGCGCCCTTCGCGTCCCGGCGCGATCTGCTGGCGGGCGAACCAGGGCTTCACCAGCCCCAGCATCAACGCCACGAACGCAACCACGCACAGCAGGTTGAGGCTGGCCGGCAGCCAGCCACTCGCCTGGGCCGCGGCAACGATCAGCGCCAGCAGGCACCACGCGGTGGCGTCGCCCAAGGCGGCGCAGGCGATGGCGGTCTGGCCCAGCGATGTCTGGGTGATGCCACGGTCGGCGAGGATGCGCAGCAGCACCGGGAACGCGGTGATGCTCATCGAGATGCCGACGAACAGCGCGAACGCAGTGAAGCCCACACCTTCGGGGCCGTGCTGCGGGTACAGCCAGATCGCCAGCGCGATGCCGAGCACGAACGGCACCGCGATGCCGGCATGGCTGACCGTGAACGCAAAACGCCGTCGCCCGCGCAGCGCAGCCAGATCCAGCTCGGCACCGGCCACCAGCAGGAACATCAGCACGCCCAGCTGGCTGAGCATGCCCAGCGGCCCCAGCGAACTGCCCGGGAACAGCGCCCCATGCAGCTGCGGCAGCACGCTGCCCAGCACCAACGGGCCCATCATCAGGCCGGCCGCCATCTCGCCGATCACCGCCGGCTGGCCCAGCCGCTTCAGCAGTGCGCCCGCCCCCTTGGCCACCAGCAACAGCACCAGCAACTGCAGCAGGAACAGGCCCAGCGGCGAGGCCAGATGCTGCGCCCAGCCGCCCTCTGCCACAGCCGTAGCGCGGGCAACCGCAGCGGGTGCAGCAGGGCCAGCGAAGCGTGCCAGCAGTACACCGGCAAGCAAGGGCAGCGCGGCCCATGCCAGATAGCGCCATCCCCACTTCATCGGCGGCCGTTGGCTACCGCGCGGTACGTCCATGAACATTCCCCAATGTGCAGGGCGCCGATGATACGTCGCAAAAAGGGGACGGAGGGGACTAAGTCCTCCTTGTGCTCGCCGGTCATGGCCCGGCGGAAGCATTACGCCAGGGCTTGTTCGTGCACGCCGGCGATCGCGCGTCCGGAAGGGTCGGCCGCCGCCGCGAAGCTGGCATCCCAGGCGATCGCCGCCGGCGAGGAACAGGCAATCGATTTGCCGCCCGGCACGGTCTCGGCCGCCGCGCGGCTCGGGAAGAACTGCTCGAACAGGTGGCGGTAGTAGTACGCCTCCTTGGTCTGCGGCGGGTTGTGCGGGAAGCGCTTGTCGGCGGCCGCCAGCACACGATCGCTCACCTGCGCTTCGGCATGCGCCTTCAGCCCATCGATCCAGCCGTAGCCGACGCCATCGCTGAACTGCTCCTTCTGCCGCCACAGGATGCTGTCCGGCAGGTAGCCATCGAACGCCTCGCGCAGCACCGCCTTCTCGATGCGACGGCCACCGAACCCGGCACCGACCATCTTGTGCGCGGCATCGAAGCGCATCGCCACGTCGAGGAATTCACGATCCAGGAACGGCACGCGCGGCTCCACGCCCCAGGCCATCATCGATTTGTTGGCACGCAGGCAATCGTAGTTGTGCAGGGCGTCGAGCTTGCGCACCAGCTCGTCGTGGAATTCGCGCGCATCCGGCGCCTTGTGGAAGTACAGGTAACCACCGAAGATCTCGTCGCTGCCTTCGCCGGACAGCACCATCTTCACGCCCATCGCCTTGATCCGCCGCGCCAGCAGGAACATCGGCGTCGACGCGCGGATGGTGGTGACGTCGTAGGTTTCGATGTGGCGGATCACTTCCGGCAGCACGTCCAGGCCTTCTTCGAAGGTGTATTCGAAC
This genomic window from Stenotrophomonas maltophilia contains:
- a CDS encoding cation:proton antiporter, with the translated sequence MFMDVPRGSQRPPMKWGWRYLAWAALPLLAGVLLARFAGPAAPAAVARATAVAEGGWAQHLASPLGLFLLQLLVLLLVAKGAGALLKRLGQPAVIGEMAAGLMMGPLVLGSVLPQLHGALFPGSSLGPLGMLSQLGVLMFLLVAGAELDLAALRGRRRFAFTVSHAGIAVPFVLGIALAIWLYPQHGPEGVGFTAFALFVGISMSITAFPVLLRILADRGITQTSLGQTAIACAALGDATAWCLLALIVAAAQASGWLPASLNLLCVVAFVALMLGLVKPWFARQQIAPGREGRWLLGILLLSLASALFTEMLGIHALFGAFAAGVAVSSNVQLRELLMARVEPFAVTLLLPLFFAMTGLRMRADALQASDIVLCAVVIVVATAGKLLGTFSAARSAGMPTREAWRLGALMNTRGLMELIVLNLGYELGLLGDRLFAVLVIMALVTTAMTGPLLNLIERRRS